One part of the Aneurinibacillus sp. REN35 genome encodes these proteins:
- a CDS encoding SDR family NAD(P)-dependent oxidoreductase, which produces MMNSAAQNQTLTGSQSKNTGGKKLQDQVTIITGGNGGLGRAIALAYIAEGAKVVLAARNEETLAKVHQEIAGLGADVLSVPTDVASETDCKHLFEKTIERFGRVDILVNNAGVSGPTGSVAEISLEDWNTTLNIDITGAFLCTKEAAKLMIAQQSGNIINISSIFGKRAYPYRTPYSVAKWGMIGFTQSVAAELGKHNIRVNCICPGPVQGPRIERVWRKRAEIRNVPWEVIQDKMLRMAALRRIPTEDEVGKVALFLASDDSASMTGQSLNVSCGTEMR; this is translated from the coding sequence ATGATGAACAGCGCTGCGCAAAACCAGACGTTAACAGGAAGCCAATCCAAGAATACGGGCGGTAAAAAGCTGCAGGATCAAGTTACGATTATTACGGGCGGAAATGGTGGATTGGGCCGTGCAATTGCGCTTGCTTATATAGCAGAGGGAGCAAAGGTAGTGCTTGCAGCTCGCAATGAGGAAACCTTGGCGAAAGTTCATCAGGAAATCGCAGGCTTAGGGGCGGATGTGCTGAGCGTACCGACGGATGTGGCTAGTGAGACGGATTGCAAGCATCTTTTCGAGAAGACAATCGAGCGATTTGGTCGTGTTGATATTTTGGTTAACAATGCGGGAGTCTCAGGACCTACCGGTTCTGTCGCTGAAATCTCACTAGAAGATTGGAATACCACATTAAATATTGATATAACAGGTGCATTTCTATGTACGAAGGAAGCAGCCAAGTTAATGATTGCTCAGCAGTCAGGCAACATCATTAATATCTCTTCGATTTTTGGTAAACGGGCATACCCGTATCGCACACCGTATTCTGTAGCCAAATGGGGCATGATCGGCTTTACGCAGAGCGTGGCGGCAGAGCTTGGCAAGCATAATATCCGCGTGAACTGTATTTGTCCAGGGCCGGTACAAGGACCGCGTATTGAGCGTGTATGGCGGAAGAGAGCAGAGATCCGCAACGTTCCATGGGAGGTCATCCAAGATAAGATGCTTCGCATGGCCGCACTACGCCGCATTCCAACTGAAGATGAAGTAGGGAAGGTGGCGCTGTTCCTTGCTTCGGATGACTCCGCCAGCATGACAGGGCAGTCGCTAAATGTATCCTGCGGTACAGAAATGAGATAA
- a CDS encoding iron-containing alcohol dehydrogenase: MNIHQFLTPEVIVTGAGSLQKTGEYAARYGSRALIVTDKILAGLGITKPLEDILEKAGIEAVVFSDVSGEPTLSEVNQGLALCREKDCEVLLAIGGGSAIDTAKAISMMQRNEAPMSQYMGMEKVEQPGLPIIAIPTTAGTGSEVTRVTVITDEETDVKMMIASRFLVPCVAILDPQLTVSCPKGVTAGTGVDALTHAIEAYISRKQQPLTDTMALSAIRRIYPNLERAWIDGNDMEAREQVLIGAMEAGLAFSNASVALVHGMSRPIGALFHVPHGISNAILLPSVMRFSAPQAVERFADIARAMGVDTEGMPLEEAADLAVSMVENLCESLQLPSLQELGVDPEKFMEAAPKMAKDALASGSPGNNPRLANDEEIIELYKELVEKSYLTKGA, translated from the coding sequence ATGAACATTCATCAATTTCTAACGCCAGAAGTGATTGTAACGGGTGCCGGATCGCTGCAAAAAACTGGAGAATATGCAGCACGTTATGGAAGTAGAGCGCTGATTGTAACAGATAAAATCTTGGCTGGTCTTGGTATTACAAAGCCGCTAGAAGATATTCTAGAGAAGGCGGGGATAGAGGCTGTAGTATTTTCTGATGTGTCCGGCGAGCCGACATTATCTGAAGTAAATCAAGGGCTTGCGCTATGCCGTGAAAAGGACTGTGAGGTGCTGCTTGCGATTGGCGGCGGCAGCGCTATTGATACGGCTAAAGCCATCTCGATGATGCAACGTAATGAAGCACCCATGTCTCAATACATGGGGATGGAAAAAGTGGAGCAACCGGGGCTTCCTATTATTGCAATTCCCACGACAGCAGGTACAGGTTCTGAAGTAACACGGGTGACGGTCATTACAGACGAAGAAACCGATGTCAAAATGATGATCGCCAGTCGTTTTCTTGTACCGTGTGTTGCCATACTTGATCCGCAGTTGACAGTAAGCTGTCCGAAGGGCGTAACAGCAGGGACGGGAGTGGATGCGCTGACCCATGCAATCGAAGCCTATATCTCACGTAAACAGCAACCGCTGACGGATACGATGGCGCTATCAGCGATTCGTCGGATCTATCCGAACTTGGAGCGAGCATGGATAGACGGTAACGATATGGAAGCACGTGAACAAGTGCTAATCGGTGCGATGGAAGCAGGTCTTGCGTTCAGCAATGCGTCGGTTGCTCTTGTGCACGGCATGTCGCGCCCGATCGGAGCACTGTTTCATGTGCCGCATGGTATCTCAAATGCGATTTTGCTTCCTTCAGTTATGCGCTTTTCTGCGCCGCAGGCTGTAGAACGTTTTGCTGATATTGCCCGTGCGATGGGAGTCGATACAGAAGGGATGCCGTTGGAAGAAGCGGCTGATCTTGCAGTGTCGATGGTTGAAAATTTGTGTGAATCGCTCCAGCTTCCATCGTTGCAAGAGCTTGGCGTCGATCCGGAGAAATTCATGGAGGCTGCGCCGAAGATGGCTAAGGATGCGCTGGCAAGCGGCAGTCCGGGCAATAATCCTCGTCTTGCCAATGATGAAGAAATTATTGAATTATATAAGGAGCTTGTTGAGAAATCTTATCTGACAAAGGGGGCATAG
- the accD gene encoding acetyl-CoA carboxylase, carboxyltransferase subunit beta, whose amino-acid sequence MHHTTTPFQFHRLAEGKPPQVVVCPTCHKLYQKSRLLEEAYTCECGFQFRFTAKNRIKTLLDPGSFAEWNAQLASVNPLEFNGYDEKLMKAGRSSGVKEGVITGEGTLHGERVVVAVMEPLFMMGSMGSAIGEKITRAIEGATKEGLPVLIFSASGGARMQEGVLSLMQMAKTSAALKRHEEAGLLYISVLTHPTTGGVTASYAMLGDIIISEPGALIGFAGRRVIEQTIKQKLPDGFQSAEFLLEHGMLDAIVPRKRMRDTLAQFVALHRRPKEWRAYGG is encoded by the coding sequence ATGCACCATACAACAACCCCTTTCCAGTTTCATCGGCTTGCGGAGGGAAAACCTCCGCAGGTCGTTGTTTGTCCAACCTGTCACAAGCTGTATCAGAAATCGCGTCTTTTGGAAGAAGCATATACGTGTGAATGTGGTTTTCAATTTCGTTTTACAGCAAAAAACCGCATTAAGACCTTGCTGGACCCTGGAAGTTTTGCCGAGTGGAATGCGCAGCTCGCCAGCGTTAATCCGCTGGAGTTTAACGGATATGATGAGAAGTTAATGAAAGCAGGCCGCAGCAGCGGAGTAAAAGAGGGGGTCATTACCGGGGAAGGTACGCTGCATGGTGAGCGTGTTGTGGTAGCGGTTATGGAACCGTTATTCATGATGGGCAGCATGGGTTCGGCCATCGGTGAGAAAATCACACGCGCGATAGAAGGAGCCACAAAAGAGGGGCTGCCTGTTCTTATTTTTTCTGCATCTGGCGGTGCACGGATGCAGGAAGGAGTACTTAGTCTGATGCAGATGGCCAAGACGAGTGCGGCACTGAAGCGTCATGAAGAAGCTGGATTGCTGTATATTTCCGTGCTTACACATCCGACTACAGGTGGGGTGACTGCAAGCTATGCAATGCTAGGAGATATTATTATATCCGAGCCGGGTGCATTAATTGGATTTGCCGGAAGGCGTGTAATTGAGCAAACGATTAAGCAGAAGCTTCCAGACGGATTTCAAAGTGCTGAGTTTTTGCTTGAGCATGGAATGCTTGATGCGATTGTACCGCGCAAGCGAATGAGGGACACGCTGGCCCAATTTGTAGCGCTGCACCGCAGGCCGAAGGAATGGAGAGCCTATGGCGGTTGA
- a CDS encoding acetyl-CoA carboxylase carboxyltransferase subunit alpha produces the protein MAVEEYEAQVPLFRITPRTVGERVKLSRHPERPLTSDYISGLFPDFIELKGDRLYGNDESLLAGLATFQGIPVTVIGHEKGRGTRDKIARNFGMSQPEGYRKALRLMRQAEKFGRPILTFIDTPGAYPGLEAEERGVAEAIARNLLEMAGLRTIILSVVIGEGGSGGALGIGVSDRLFMLENAYYSVISPEGCASILWKDASKWEEAAQSLKITADELYRLGVIDEIFAEPGEGAHTAVRETVAYVGRRLRYHLEGLLQQPMDEIMKQRYERLRRLGEYQE, from the coding sequence ATGGCGGTTGAAGAGTATGAAGCACAAGTACCCCTTTTCCGTATTACCCCGCGTACAGTAGGGGAGCGAGTCAAGCTATCGCGACATCCGGAGCGTCCGTTGACAAGTGATTATATTTCCGGTTTATTTCCAGATTTTATCGAATTAAAAGGGGACCGTCTATACGGTAATGATGAGTCACTTTTGGCAGGACTTGCGACTTTTCAAGGCATTCCGGTGACCGTAATCGGACATGAGAAGGGGAGGGGAACACGCGACAAAATTGCCCGAAACTTTGGAATGTCGCAGCCGGAAGGATATCGTAAAGCCTTGCGTTTGATGCGACAAGCAGAAAAATTTGGACGTCCGATTCTGACCTTTATTGATACACCTGGAGCTTATCCTGGCCTTGAAGCGGAAGAGAGAGGTGTCGCAGAAGCGATTGCCCGCAACCTATTGGAGATGGCTGGGCTGCGTACTATCATTTTAAGTGTGGTGATTGGAGAAGGTGGTAGCGGCGGTGCGCTTGGCATCGGAGTAAGTGATCGACTTTTTATGCTGGAAAATGCTTATTATTCCGTTATCAGTCCGGAAGGTTGTGCTTCGATCTTATGGAAAGATGCCAGTAAGTGGGAGGAAGCAGCGCAATCATTGAAAATTACAGCCGATGAACTCTATCGTCTCGGAGTCATTGATGAGATATTTGCGGAGCCAGGTGAAGGTGCGCATACGGCTGTGCGGGAGACGGTCGCATATGTTGGCAGAAGATTACGGTATCACTTAGAAGGTTTATTACAGCAGCCAATGGATGAGATCATGAAACAGCGCTATGAACGTTTGCGTCGTCTAGGTGAATATCAGGAATGA
- a CDS encoding electron transfer flavoprotein subunit beta/FixA family protein — MHILVCVKQVPDTKIIKIDPKTNTLDRRGVPAILNPYDTHAVEEAVRLRARYGGKVTILSMGPPQAVAAIKKCVEIGADEGYLISDRAFAGADTLATSYALSRAINRIMKEEPIDLVICGKMAIDGDTGQVGPGIARRMNIPPLTGVKKVVEVDKANRKIVVHRKFEDGHEVLQSVIPCLLTVEKEINEVPYSPLPNMIRAARYQPTVWTVNELEDVDRTQLGLKGSPTIVGKMFSPPKPEGGKRLTGTTDQQVHQLVDILLKEKRELLVQGGK, encoded by the coding sequence ATGCACATTCTGGTATGTGTTAAGCAAGTGCCGGATACGAAGATCATTAAGATTGACCCTAAGACCAATACGCTTGACAGGCGTGGTGTTCCGGCTATTTTAAATCCGTACGATACGCATGCGGTCGAGGAAGCGGTACGATTGCGTGCGCGATACGGTGGAAAAGTGACCATTCTATCGATGGGACCGCCGCAAGCTGTGGCAGCTATTAAAAAATGCGTAGAAATTGGAGCAGACGAGGGCTATCTAATCTCAGACCGCGCATTTGCAGGGGCGGATACGCTGGCTACCAGCTATGCTCTGTCCCGCGCCATCAACCGTATCATGAAAGAAGAGCCAATTGATTTAGTTATCTGCGGCAAGATGGCAATTGACGGTGATACAGGACAAGTGGGTCCTGGGATTGCACGTCGTATGAACATTCCACCGTTGACCGGAGTGAAGAAGGTGGTGGAGGTGGATAAAGCAAACAGAAAAATCGTTGTCCATCGTAAATTTGAAGATGGTCATGAAGTGCTGCAATCTGTCATTCCGTGCTTGCTTACAGTAGAGAAGGAGATCAATGAGGTTCCTTATTCCCCTCTTCCCAACATGATTCGAGCTGCCCGTTACCAGCCTACTGTGTGGACGGTGAATGAATTGGAGGATGTAGATCGTACTCAGCTTGGGCTTAAGGGCTCGCCCACTATTGTCGGCAAGATGTTCAGCCCACCTAAGCCCGAAGGTGGAAAGCGTCTTACAGGCACGACTGATCAACAGGTACATCAACTCGTTGATATCCTGTTAAAAGAAAAACGCGAATTACTCGTGCAGGGAGGCAAATAA